The following DNA comes from Blattabacterium cuenoti.
ATTTTATATGAAAAAAGAAGATGAAGATTTGTTTGTTATATCTAATAAAAAATAGAATAAATTATTAACTAACGACCCATATAAAGTAGAATAATACTTAAATCTGAAGGAGAAACTCCACTAATTCTTGATGCTTGCTCCAACGATGATGGACGATAATAATCAAGTTTTTCTCTTGCCTCTAAGGAAATAGATTTGATTTTTTTATAATTAAAACTATTTGGAATTTTTAAACTTTCTAACTTTAATAGTTTTTTAACATTTTCTTTTTCTCTATTTATATATCCTTTATATTTTATTCTAATAGAAACTTGTTCTAATATTTCTTGATTAAAATTGTTTTTTTTAATTTCTTCCATTACAAACGGAATGTTCATAATATCTTGAATATCAATTTCAGACCTAGATAAAATAGTTTCAATTTTCATATATTGATATATGATTGGAGATTTTTTATTTTGTAGAATAGGATTTATAACTTTTGGATCTAAATTTTTTTTTTTAAAAAAAAACATACATTTTTCTATCTTAGACCTTTTTCTATTTAGAAGTATCATTTTTTCTTCTGAAATTAAACCTATTTTATATCCTAAAGGGGTCAATCTTTCATCTGCATTATCTTGTCGTAATAACATTCTATATTCTGCTCTTGAAGTAAACATTCTATAAGGTTCTTCTGTTCCTTTTGTAATCAGATCATCTATTAAAACACCAATATAAGCTTGATTTCTTTTTATAATAAAAGGTTTTTCTTGATAAATTTTTAAATGAGCATTAATTCCGGCAATCAATCCTTGAGCCGCGGCTTCTTCATATCCAGTAGTTCCATTAATTTGTCCAGCAAAAAATAAATTTTCTATAATTTTACTTTCCAAAGTAAGTTTTAATTGTTCTGGAGGAAAATAATCATACTCAATAGCATATCCAGGTTTTAATATCTTTACTTTTTCAAATCCAGAAATTTTTTTTAAAGATTGATATTGTATTTCTTCTGGAAAAGAAGTAGAGAACCCATTTATATATACTTCTACAGTATTCCATCCTTCTGGTTCCACAAAAATAGGATGAGCTTCTTTATCAGGAAATTTAAAAATCTTTTCTTCTATAGAAGGACAATACCTAGGGCTTATACCTTGAATATTTCCCGTATAAACTGGAGAATAATTAAAATTATTTTGTATAAAATTATGTACTTTTTGATTTGTATAAGTTATATAACATTTTTGTTGTTTTTTTAATTTTTTTGTGTTCTTATAAAAAGAAAATTTTTGGGGGGGAACATCTCCATTTTGAGATTGCATTTTTTTATAATTTAAAGAACGACCATCTACTCTTGGAGATGTTCCTGTTTTCATCCTTCCATATCTCAATCCAAAAGATTGAGTTAACTGTTCCGTAATCCCTTTAACTTCTTTTTCGGCTAATCTTCCTCCATTTATTTTTTTTTCCCCAATATGTATTTTTCCATTCAAAAAAGTTCCGTTAGTAAGTATCACTGATTTTCCATGAATTTTTGATCCTAAATAAGTTTTTACTCCCTTTACTTGATTTTTTTTTACGATTAAAGATGTTACTGTATCTTGATATAGATCCAGTTTTATATTTTTTTCTAAATAAAATCTCCAATAACTAGAAAATAATTTTCTATCACATTGAGCTCTAGGACTCCACATAGCAGGTCCTTTGGATTTATTTAGCATTCTAAATTGAATCATGCTATAATCAGTAATAATCCCTGAAAAGCCACCTAAAGCATCTATTTCTCTGATCATTTGTCCTTTAGCAATTCCTCCTATAGCTGGATTGCAGGACATTTTTCCTATAGTTTGCAAATTAGTAGTAATAAGCAATGTTTTGGACCCCATACGAGAGGAAGCAGAAGCAGCTTCTGCTCCAGCATGTCCTCCTCCAACTACAATGACATCATACATATATAAAAACATGATTTTAAAATTGAAATAAATTTAAATAAAACTCTTCTTTTTTTTTCATAATTTTTTTATCTGGTTTATTTTTATCATTATACCCTAAAAAATGTAATACAGCATGGATCATCACACGTTTTAATTCAACCATGAAAAATTGATTCCATCGTTTAGAATTATATAAAACACGATTGATACTAATAAAGATATCTCCGGATATCCATTTATTTATAGAATAGTTAAATGCAAGTACATCTGTATACGAATTATTTTTTAAATATTTTATATTCATATTTAAAAGTACATCATCATTACAAAAAATATAATTGATATTCCCAACTAACATTCCTTCATTATTTAATAAAATACCAATTTCTTCAATAAATAAAGATTCATTTTTAATATGAAAATTAGAAATTTCATAAAATAATTTAATCATCAAAATAATATTTATTAAATTAGTTTATATGTATATTTTTACAAAAATCATAAGAATAATTCCAAATATTCTTACTTTTTTAAATCTTTTTTTTGGATGTATATCTGTAATTTTTTTACAATCTAAAAATTTTGATAAATCTGCTGTTTTTACTTTATTTTCAATAATTTTTGATTCTTTAGATGGTTTTTTTTCTAGACTCATAAAAAACGAAAATAAATTTGGAAAAGAATTAGATTCTCTTGCTGATATGGTTTCTTTTGGAATAGTTCCATCCATAATAGTTTTTCTTTTATTAAAATCTATGAAAAAAAAAATTCCTTTTATAGAATGGTCTT
Coding sequences within:
- the ybeY gene encoding rRNA maturation RNase YbeY, with protein sequence MIKLFYEISNFHIKNESLFIEEIGILLNNEGMLVGNINYIFCNDDVLLNMNIKYLKNNSYTDVLAFNYSINKWISGDIFISINRVLYNSKRWNQFFMVELKRVMIHAVLHFLGYNDKNKPDKKIMKKKEEFYLNLFQF
- the mnmG gene encoding tRNA uridine-5-carboxymethylaminomethyl(34) synthesis enzyme MnmG; its protein translation is MFLYMYDVIVVGGGHAGAEAASASSRMGSKTLLITTNLQTIGKMSCNPAIGGIAKGQMIREIDALGGFSGIITDYSMIQFRMLNKSKGPAMWSPRAQCDRKLFSSYWRFYLEKNIKLDLYQDTVTSLIVKKNQVKGVKTYLGSKIHGKSVILTNGTFLNGKIHIGEKKINGGRLAEKEVKGITEQLTQSFGLRYGRMKTGTSPRVDGRSLNYKKMQSQNGDVPPQKFSFYKNTKKLKKQQKCYITYTNQKVHNFIQNNFNYSPVYTGNIQGISPRYCPSIEEKIFKFPDKEAHPIFVEPEGWNTVEVYINGFSTSFPEEIQYQSLKKISGFEKVKILKPGYAIEYDYFPPEQLKLTLESKIIENLFFAGQINGTTGYEEAAAQGLIAGINAHLKIYQEKPFIIKRNQAYIGVLIDDLITKGTEEPYRMFTSRAEYRMLLRQDNADERLTPLGYKIGLISEEKMILLNRKRSKIEKCMFFFKKKNLDPKVINPILQNKKSPIIYQYMKIETILSRSEIDIQDIMNIPFVMEEIKKNNFNQEILEQVSIRIKYKGYINREKENVKKLLKLESLKIPNSFNYKKIKSISLEAREKLDYYRPSSLEQASRISGVSPSDLSIILLYMGR